The following coding sequences are from one Daphnia pulex isolate KAP4 chromosome 11, ASM2113471v1 window:
- the LOC124208264 gene encoding SRSF protein kinase 1-like isoform X1 yields MGKKVTKKSVCKAKAAECTIDKNAPNQIPKPICSGQREELINETDSGRNRCSTQTRSSVNRKEKMSQVNATPNRKKINNLKSSEVGNASAKLIESKISCPKNEKPPNKKTKLDVRKDSEYPIPENLEEDMLCCDLDQQEDPNQYSVGGFHPVAISDLLHDRYYVLCKLGWGTFSTVWLCWDLIGKRFVALKIVKSHSTDTKSALNEIKILRSVGKSQKVVQLLDDFKVNGVNGTHICMVFEVLGHSTLKFISPLKLGLPLPTVKTIIRQVLEGLNELHTKCGVIHTDIKPENILVCVDDPFVRKMAADVWECHRTGKKLTGSLVSSAPQKLQSSRKNNDERKAKGKAQLLLSQLRHIEKYSRHSSTDSLDDTKPVPEVPSDLLVKIVDLGSACSVKNSNFSQKIQTRPYRCLESLICAKFGPPADIWSTACVAFELATGDYLFYPKAGVEYSKDDDHLALIIELLGEIPKDVLASGKLSNRYFSETGALWNIESFKPWGLCNVLIEKYRWGARDAHDFAEFLHSMLAFDPKERATAAECLLHPWLTGVPRIL; encoded by the exons ATGGGTAAGAAAGTGACGAAAAAGTCG GTGTGTAAAGCAAAAGCAGCAGAATGCACGATCGATAAAAACGCCCCCAATCAGATTCCTAAGCCGATCTGTTCCGGACAGAGAGAAGAATTGATCAACGAGACAGATTCCGGCCGGAATAGGTGTTCTACTCAAACAAGGTCTTCagtaaatagaaaagaaaagatgagtCAAGTGAACGCCACGCCGAATCGAAAGAAGATAAACAACCTAAAATCGTCCGAGGTCGGAAATGCTTCTGCCAAATTAATCGAGAGTAAAATCAGCTgtccaaaaaacgaaaaaccacccaataagaaaacaaaactagATGTGAGAAAAGACTCCGAATATCCGATTCCTGAAAACCTTGAAGAAGATATGCTCTGCTGTGATCTCGACCAGCAAGAAGATCCCAACCAATACTCTGTAGGTGGTTTCCATCCAGTGGCCATCAGTGATCTCCTTCACGACCGATACTATGTCCTTTGCAAACTGGGATGGGGCACTTTCTCCACTGTTTGGCTCTGCTGGGATCTGATTGGGAAACGTTTCGTAGCCCTCAAAATAGTCAAAAGCCATTCCACAGACACGAAATCAGCACTGAATGAGATCAAGATTCTCCGTAGCGTTGGCAAGAGTCAAAAGGTGGTTCAACTTCTTGATGATTTTAAGGTCAACGGTGTTAATGGCACACACATCTGTATGGTGTTTGAAGTCCTTGGTCATAGCACTCTCAAGTTTATCAGCCCTCTAAAACTAGGCCTTCCTTTGCCCACTGTTAAGACCATCATCCGTCAG gTTTTGGAAGGTTTGAATGAATTGCACACAAAGTGCGGAGTTATACACACGGATATCAAGCCGGAAAACATACTGGTTTGCGTCGATGATCCATTCGTTCGGAAGATGGCCGCTGACGTGTGGGAATGCCACCGGACGGGAAAGAAACTCACGGGTTCTTTAGTGAGTTCGGCTCCACAGAAACTGCAGTCCTCCAGAAAGAACAATGATGAGAGAAAGGCCAAAGGAAAGGCACAGCTACTTTTATCACAACTTCGACACATTGAAAAATACAGCCGCCATTCGTCGACGGATTCGTTGGATGACACTAAACCAGTTCCTGAAGTGCCTTCTGACCTCCTCGTAAAAATTGTAGATTTGGGGAGTGCGTGCAGCGTGAAGAATTCCAACTTTAGCCAGAAAATTCAGACGAGACCATACCGCTGCCTGGAATCGCTAATCTGTGCCAAATTCGGACCTCCAGCGGATATCTGGAGCACGGCTTGCGTGGCATTTGAATTGGCGACCGGCGACTATCTATTCTATCCGAAGGCTGGCGTCGAATATTCAAAGGATGACGATCACTTGGCACTCATTATTGAACTGTTGGGTGAAATTCCAAAAGACGTTTTGGCATCGGGGAAACTTTCGAATCGATACTTTAGTGAAACGGGAGCTTTGTGGAACATTGAATCATTTAAGCCATGGGGTCTCTGCAACGTGCTGATCGAAAAGTATCGATGGGGTGCCCGGGACGCTCACGATTTTGCAGAATTTCTCCATTCCATGCTGGCGTTTGATCCCAAAGAGCGGGCCACAGCAGCCGAGTGTTTGCTTCATCCATGGTTGACTGGCGTACCGCGTATCCTGTGA
- the LOC124208264 gene encoding SRSF protein kinase 1-like isoform X2, whose translation MSQVNATPNRKKINNLKSSEVGNASAKLIESKISCPKNEKPPNKKTKLDVRKDSEYPIPENLEEDMLCCDLDQQEDPNQYSVGGFHPVAISDLLHDRYYVLCKLGWGTFSTVWLCWDLIGKRFVALKIVKSHSTDTKSALNEIKILRSVGKSQKVVQLLDDFKVNGVNGTHICMVFEVLGHSTLKFISPLKLGLPLPTVKTIIRQVLEGLNELHTKCGVIHTDIKPENILVCVDDPFVRKMAADVWECHRTGKKLTGSLVSSAPQKLQSSRKNNDERKAKGKAQLLLSQLRHIEKYSRHSSTDSLDDTKPVPEVPSDLLVKIVDLGSACSVKNSNFSQKIQTRPYRCLESLICAKFGPPADIWSTACVAFELATGDYLFYPKAGVEYSKDDDHLALIIELLGEIPKDVLASGKLSNRYFSETGALWNIESFKPWGLCNVLIEKYRWGARDAHDFAEFLHSMLAFDPKERATAAECLLHPWLTGVPRIL comes from the exons atgagtCAAGTGAACGCCACGCCGAATCGAAAGAAGATAAACAACCTAAAATCGTCCGAGGTCGGAAATGCTTCTGCCAAATTAATCGAGAGTAAAATCAGCTgtccaaaaaacgaaaaaccacccaataagaaaacaaaactagATGTGAGAAAAGACTCCGAATATCCGATTCCTGAAAACCTTGAAGAAGATATGCTCTGCTGTGATCTCGACCAGCAAGAAGATCCCAACCAATACTCTGTAGGTGGTTTCCATCCAGTGGCCATCAGTGATCTCCTTCACGACCGATACTATGTCCTTTGCAAACTGGGATGGGGCACTTTCTCCACTGTTTGGCTCTGCTGGGATCTGATTGGGAAACGTTTCGTAGCCCTCAAAATAGTCAAAAGCCATTCCACAGACACGAAATCAGCACTGAATGAGATCAAGATTCTCCGTAGCGTTGGCAAGAGTCAAAAGGTGGTTCAACTTCTTGATGATTTTAAGGTCAACGGTGTTAATGGCACACACATCTGTATGGTGTTTGAAGTCCTTGGTCATAGCACTCTCAAGTTTATCAGCCCTCTAAAACTAGGCCTTCCTTTGCCCACTGTTAAGACCATCATCCGTCAG gTTTTGGAAGGTTTGAATGAATTGCACACAAAGTGCGGAGTTATACACACGGATATCAAGCCGGAAAACATACTGGTTTGCGTCGATGATCCATTCGTTCGGAAGATGGCCGCTGACGTGTGGGAATGCCACCGGACGGGAAAGAAACTCACGGGTTCTTTAGTGAGTTCGGCTCCACAGAAACTGCAGTCCTCCAGAAAGAACAATGATGAGAGAAAGGCCAAAGGAAAGGCACAGCTACTTTTATCACAACTTCGACACATTGAAAAATACAGCCGCCATTCGTCGACGGATTCGTTGGATGACACTAAACCAGTTCCTGAAGTGCCTTCTGACCTCCTCGTAAAAATTGTAGATTTGGGGAGTGCGTGCAGCGTGAAGAATTCCAACTTTAGCCAGAAAATTCAGACGAGACCATACCGCTGCCTGGAATCGCTAATCTGTGCCAAATTCGGACCTCCAGCGGATATCTGGAGCACGGCTTGCGTGGCATTTGAATTGGCGACCGGCGACTATCTATTCTATCCGAAGGCTGGCGTCGAATATTCAAAGGATGACGATCACTTGGCACTCATTATTGAACTGTTGGGTGAAATTCCAAAAGACGTTTTGGCATCGGGGAAACTTTCGAATCGATACTTTAGTGAAACGGGAGCTTTGTGGAACATTGAATCATTTAAGCCATGGGGTCTCTGCAACGTGCTGATCGAAAAGTATCGATGGGGTGCCCGGGACGCTCACGATTTTGCAGAATTTCTCCATTCCATGCTGGCGTTTGATCCCAAAGAGCGGGCCACAGCAGCCGAGTGTTTGCTTCATCCATGGTTGACTGGCGTACCGCGTATCCTGTGA
- the LOC124208265 gene encoding uncharacterized protein LOC124208265: protein MDKVMQSEAAKDWVMIPGKNDGDEPLYICKATGKVFDKNGESASIQFSSGDSDLDESEVGPVGTFGKFLKQFHIPNYKLKPQSWTELATLYASKQLPESWESDSEDETESEGCTEIPKTKQSVDMVSSSPSNGPSL, encoded by the exons ATGGATAAAGTAATGCAGAGTGAAGCA GCAAAGGATTGGGTGATGATTCCTGGAAAGAACGACGGCGACGAACCGCTTTATATTTGCAAGGCTACGGGTAAAGTCTTCGACAAGAACGGAGAATCGGCATCCATTCAGTTTTCTTCAGGTGATTCAGACTTGGATGAATCAGAAGTTGGCCCAGTTGGAACTTTTGGAAAATTCTTGAAACAATTCCACATTCCGAACTATAAACTGAAGCCTCAGAGCTGGACTGAATTGGCTACTTTGTACGCATCAAAGCAATTACCTGAATCATGGGAATCTGACTCGGAAGATGAAACCGAATCCGAAGGATGTACTGAAATACCAAAGACAAAGCAAT CTGTTGACATGGTTTCGTCCTCCCCGTCTAATGGTCCTTCTCTCTAG